Proteins encoded in a region of the Dorea longicatena genome:
- a CDS encoding superoxide dismutase family protein, giving the protein MIYKAIQGLPQAHARIKGSKEYPDIRGNVYLYEVYNGTVLLGELTGIPEELEKKYGGFFGFHIHEGNACTGDSQDPFADTKGHYNPEKEEHPRHAGDLPPVLSNDGTAWMEIYTGRFYPMDVVGRTIVLHEMPDDFKTQPSGDSGMKIACGEIKAWEQECKNKNGNE; this is encoded by the coding sequence ATGATCTATAAAGCAATCCAGGGACTTCCGCAGGCCCATGCCAGGATAAAAGGGAGCAAAGAATACCCTGATATTCGTGGAAATGTATATCTCTATGAAGTGTATAATGGCACAGTTCTTTTAGGAGAACTGACGGGAATCCCGGAGGAACTGGAGAAGAAATACGGAGGATTTTTTGGATTCCATATTCATGAAGGAAATGCGTGTACGGGAGATTCACAGGATCCATTTGCAGATACAAAAGGACACTATAATCCGGAAAAAGAAGAACATCCCAGACATGCAGGAGATCTGCCGCCGGTATTAAGTAATGATGGAACTGCATGGATGGAGATTTATACCGGAAGATTCTATCCAATGGATGTTGTCGGCAGGACGATCGTACTTCATGAGATGCCGGATGACTTCAAGACCCAGCCGTCCGGAGATTCGGGAATGAAGATTGCATGCGGTGAAATCAAAGCATGGGAACAAGAATGTAAGAACAAAAATGGTAACGAATAA
- the cbiD gene encoding cobalt-precorrin-5B (C(1))-methyltransferase CbiD has translation MPKKELAKGYTTGTCAQAATRAAMQMLFTGEKVEQVSVELPQGEKLQLDITDIQRKYTDRELPDMVSCAVKKNSGDDPDITNGVLVYSQVGLSETGQIHIDGGIGVGRVTRPGLNQPVGEAAINRVPRQMIGKEVEEACEEVGYTGGIDVEISIPEGARLAKETFNPRLGIEGGLSILGTTGIVNPMSEQALIDTIEVEMKVCLAEKYRYLIIAPGNYGLDFLKEQYSIEENDVVKCSNYIGQTIDMAVEQDCKGVLLVGHIGKLIKVSGGIMNTHSRWADCRMDLFATAALRAGIAGGKAVEFLDCVTTDDALEKCSEEERTRIMEKIMMRMEEYLNYRGKGEIQVGAVTFSNVYGILGKTEKAEELIERFRKERNIQ, from the coding sequence ATGCCGAAAAAAGAATTAGCAAAAGGGTATACAACCGGAACCTGTGCACAGGCTGCAACGAGGGCAGCAATGCAGATGCTTTTTACAGGTGAAAAAGTAGAGCAGGTGTCGGTAGAACTGCCGCAGGGAGAAAAGCTGCAGCTGGATATCACGGATATACAGAGAAAATATACAGACAGGGAATTGCCGGATATGGTATCCTGTGCGGTCAAAAAAAACAGCGGAGATGATCCGGATATCACGAATGGAGTACTGGTTTACAGTCAGGTAGGGCTTTCTGAAACAGGACAGATTCATATTGATGGCGGGATCGGGGTAGGAAGAGTGACCAGGCCCGGACTGAATCAGCCGGTGGGAGAAGCCGCAATTAACCGTGTGCCAAGGCAGATGATAGGAAAAGAAGTAGAAGAAGCCTGTGAAGAGGTTGGCTATACCGGTGGAATTGATGTAGAGATTTCGATTCCGGAAGGGGCAAGACTGGCAAAAGAAACATTTAATCCAAGACTTGGAATAGAAGGAGGACTTTCAATACTTGGGACAACCGGTATTGTGAATCCGATGAGTGAACAGGCGCTGATCGATACCATTGAAGTAGAGATGAAGGTATGCCTTGCGGAAAAGTACAGGTATCTGATCATTGCACCGGGTAATTACGGATTGGATTTTCTGAAAGAACAGTATAGTATAGAAGAAAATGATGTGGTAAAATGTAGTAACTATATTGGTCAGACCATAGATATGGCGGTAGAACAGGATTGTAAAGGTGTCCTGCTGGTCGGACATATCGGGAAACTGATCAAGGTATCCGGCGGAATCATGAATACCCATTCCAGATGGGCAGACTGTCGGATGGATTTATTCGCCACGGCCGCATTGAGAGCGGGAATTGCCGGAGGGAAGGCAGTCGAATTTCTTGACTGTGTGACGACGGATGATGCATTGGAGAAATGCAGCGAGGAAGAACGAACACGCATTATGGAAAAAATCATGATGCGTATGGAGGAATATCTGAACTACCGGGGGAAAGGAGAGATACAGGTGGGAGCGGTCACGTTTTCCAATGTATACGGAATCCTTGGAAAGACAGAAAAAGCAGAAGAACTGATAGAAAGATTCAGAAAAGAACGAAATATACAATAG
- the cobM gene encoding precorrin-4 C(11)-methyltransferase, whose translation MIHFVGAGPGAEDLITVRGQRYLEQADVVIYAGSLVNPGLLKSTKETCEIYNSAKMTLEEVLEVMEQAEREQKMTVRLHTGDPCLYGAIREQMDHLDELGIAYDSCPGVSSFCGAAAALNLEYTLPEVSQSVVITRMEGRTPVPAKEKVATFASHNATMVLFLSTGLLEKLEGQLIEGGYKEDTPAAIVYKATWPEEESYICTVSTLAETAKAHGITKTALIIVGDVVTHHTYERSKLYDPEFTTEFRQGVK comes from the coding sequence ATGATACATTTTGTGGGAGCAGGTCCGGGAGCCGAAGATCTGATCACGGTCCGTGGACAGCGTTATCTGGAGCAGGCTGATGTGGTGATCTATGCGGGATCACTGGTGAATCCGGGGCTGTTAAAGAGTACAAAGGAGACATGCGAGATATATAACAGTGCGAAGATGACACTGGAAGAAGTTCTGGAAGTGATGGAACAGGCAGAACGGGAACAGAAGATGACGGTTCGGCTGCATACAGGTGATCCGTGTCTGTACGGTGCAATACGGGAACAGATGGATCATCTGGATGAACTGGGAATTGCGTATGATTCCTGCCCGGGTGTCAGTTCCTTCTGCGGGGCAGCAGCGGCACTGAATCTGGAATATACACTTCCGGAGGTGTCACAGAGTGTTGTCATCACACGTATGGAAGGAAGAACACCGGTTCCGGCGAAGGAAAAGGTTGCAACGTTTGCAAGTCATAATGCGACGATGGTACTTTTCTTAAGTACAGGACTTCTGGAAAAGCTGGAAGGCCAGTTGATAGAAGGCGGTTATAAAGAAGACACGCCGGCAGCAATTGTATACAAGGCAACATGGCCGGAGGAAGAAAGTTACATCTGTACTGTCAGTACACTGGCAGAGACTGCGAAAGCACATGGAATTACAAAGACAGCATTGATCATCGTTGGAGATGTGGTGACACATCATACGTATGAACGTTCGAAACTGTATGATCCGGAATTCACCACCGAGTTCCGTCAGGGAGTAAAATAA
- a CDS encoding cobalt-precorrin 5A hydrolase, protein MKIAMISFTGNGRRLERSLAHELEKEGHQVLQAVKCKELESDKDAVKCSAGEWTGEQFRTRDVLIFIGAVQIAVRLIASFIGSKTTDPAVLVLDEKGQYCIPILSGHIGGANEMAERIAEMAGALPVITTATDIRGKWAIDVFARKNHLYIEDMQKAKQISAKILEGKTVVAAIESGRDSIEGTVPEEVKIVPETYENPDIYIGIYERKLSSHVLRLIPQRITVGIGCRRGTSAEQIEQLVDKILKESHINKKSIGRIASIDLKKDEEGLLTFCNKYNIEPEFYPAEELKKVEGEFSVSTFVKKVTGVDNVCERSAVYTGGTLRIRKQAENGVTAAFAWDNWRVKFE, encoded by the coding sequence ATGAAGATTGCAATGATCAGTTTTACCGGAAATGGAAGAAGACTGGAGAGATCTTTAGCACATGAACTGGAAAAAGAAGGACACCAGGTGCTGCAGGCGGTAAAATGCAAAGAACTGGAATCGGACAAGGATGCGGTAAAATGCAGTGCCGGAGAATGGACAGGTGAACAGTTCCGGACGCGGGATGTACTGATCTTTATTGGAGCAGTACAGATTGCCGTGCGCTTGATCGCATCTTTTATAGGATCAAAGACAACAGATCCGGCGGTACTGGTACTGGATGAGAAAGGACAATATTGTATCCCAATCCTGTCCGGGCACATTGGCGGAGCAAATGAGATGGCTGAAAGAATTGCAGAGATGGCAGGAGCACTGCCTGTGATCACAACAGCTACAGATATCCGGGGAAAATGGGCAATAGATGTATTTGCCAGAAAGAATCATCTTTATATAGAAGATATGCAGAAGGCAAAGCAAATTTCGGCAAAGATTCTGGAAGGAAAGACAGTCGTGGCCGCGATTGAGAGCGGAAGAGATTCGATAGAGGGTACTGTGCCGGAAGAAGTGAAGATCGTACCGGAAACCTATGAGAATCCAGATATCTATATCGGGATATATGAACGAAAATTAAGCAGTCATGTATTAAGGCTGATACCACAACGGATCACGGTGGGAATCGGCTGCAGACGGGGGACATCCGCAGAGCAGATAGAACAGCTGGTGGATAAGATACTGAAAGAATCACATATTAATAAGAAAAGTATTGGCAGGATCGCAAGCATTGATCTAAAAAAAGACGAAGAGGGATTGCTTACATTTTGCAACAAATATAACATAGAGCCGGAATTTTATCCGGCAGAAGAATTAAAAAAAGTAGAAGGAGAATTCAGTGTTTCTACATTTGTAAAAAAGGTTACCGGAGTGGATAATGTATGTGAAAGAAGTGCTGTATATACAGGTGGTACACTGCGGATCAGAAAACAGGCAGAAAATGGTGTGACAGCAGCATTTGCCTGGGATAATTGGAGGGTGAAGTTTGAATAA
- the cobJ gene encoding precorrin-3B C(17)-methyltransferase — MNKVYVIGMGPGAYEQMTLKAVRTLEKCDVIVGYTVYIELLKEYFPDKRYLTTSMRQEAARCRMAFEEAAKGAVTAMVCSGDAGIYGMAGLMYEIGEEYPEVVIEVIPGVTAALGGSAVLGAAVGHDVSLISLSDLLTPWELIEERLRCAAKADFVICLYNPSSRKRSTYLAKACEIMLEYKAEDTVCGIVKNIAREGETMQTLTLKELKETTVDMFSTVFIGNKQTKVIREKMVTPRGYRI; from the coding sequence TTGAATAAGGTATATGTGATAGGAATGGGACCGGGGGCATATGAACAGATGACGTTGAAAGCAGTCCGGACGCTGGAAAAATGTGATGTGATCGTCGGATATACCGTATATATCGAATTATTAAAAGAATATTTTCCGGATAAGAGATATTTGACAACGTCCATGAGACAGGAGGCAGCACGGTGCAGGATGGCATTCGAAGAGGCAGCAAAAGGAGCTGTAACGGCAATGGTATGCAGCGGAGATGCCGGGATATACGGAATGGCAGGACTGATGTATGAAATCGGTGAGGAATATCCGGAAGTCGTGATCGAAGTAATCCCGGGAGTGACAGCGGCACTGGGAGGTTCTGCGGTACTTGGAGCAGCAGTCGGACATGATGTCAGTCTGATCAGTTTAAGTGATCTTTTGACACCGTGGGAATTGATCGAAGAAAGGCTTCGCTGTGCGGCAAAAGCTGATTTTGTGATCTGCCTTTATAATCCGTCCAGCAGGAAACGCAGTACCTATCTTGCAAAAGCATGTGAGATCATGCTGGAATATAAGGCGGAAGATACCGTCTGCGGAATAGTGAAAAACATTGCCCGCGAGGGAGAAACAATGCAGACACTGACACTGAAAGAATTAAAAGAGACAACAGTAGATATGTTCTCTACTGTATTTATCGGAAATAAACAGACAAAAGTAATTCGGGAAAAAATGGTTACACCAAGGGGATATCGTATATGA
- the cobK gene encoding precorrin-6A reductase: protein MKDKKILLYAGTTEGRKLASYLGRRGVRLHVCVATAYGESLLPEEKNITVTHDRMDSGQMGEFMRVFEPDYVIDATHPYAKEVTKNLKSACEVMQVPYLRLVRGSEETKESICVENMDEAIKYLEKTEGNILVTTGSKELESYTRLTDYESRVYARVLSIGQVAVNCEELGFSGRHLICMQGPFSTEMNRAMLKEYDIAYMVTKESGLAGGYPQKCQAALEAGVKMVVIGRPEEEEGMNFEEMSKFLQKELELDNHWKVTLVGIGAGARDQVTLEAKRCCQEAELLIGAGRMIEAVAEVGQTIYEAYRPDEIISYIKENPEYENVTIALSGDTGFYSGAKKILELTKDDPQIETKVVPGVSSIIYFASKLGVTWEDAALVSLHGRKENLMAVIKENKKVFALVSNAEEIRQILTKMTEYGMGEVTVRIGTELSYKNEEIQTGTARSLLHYKGENLAVLYIENESGGESPVIPAIPDDTFVRGDVPMTKEEVRSISIAKLKIKKDAVVYDVGAGTGSISVEAAMVATQGNVYAIEQKVEAQELIRENARRMHVDNLHVIEGMAPEALEELPAPDCVFIGGSKGKLYEILDAIRKKNPFVRVVLNAISLETMMQVLKYTEENEIEEAEVIQVAVSRAKKVGSYHMMNGQNPIYVISFTSRPAKKEADPENEDDFVLEEINLDEVEPEDMTGDIVEDITKVISVGDLTPEKIREEMEESE from the coding sequence ATGAAAGACAAAAAGATTCTATTATATGCAGGGACAACAGAAGGAAGAAAATTAGCATCTTATCTCGGAAGAAGAGGCGTAAGACTGCACGTCTGTGTGGCAACCGCTTATGGGGAGAGTCTGCTTCCGGAAGAGAAGAATATAACGGTGACACACGACCGGATGGACAGTGGGCAGATGGGCGAGTTTATGAGGGTGTTTGAGCCGGATTATGTGATCGATGCAACACATCCATATGCCAAAGAAGTGACCAAAAACTTGAAAAGTGCCTGCGAGGTTATGCAGGTTCCGTATTTAAGACTGGTCAGGGGAAGTGAAGAGACCAAAGAAAGCATCTGTGTGGAAAATATGGATGAAGCGATAAAGTATCTGGAAAAAACAGAAGGAAATATTCTGGTAACAACAGGAAGCAAGGAGCTGGAATCCTATACAAGACTGACGGATTACGAAAGCCGGGTATATGCGCGCGTTCTGTCTATTGGCCAGGTGGCAGTTAATTGTGAAGAACTTGGATTCTCCGGACGTCATCTCATCTGTATGCAGGGACCGTTTTCTACGGAAATGAATCGTGCCATGTTAAAGGAATATGATATTGCTTATATGGTAACGAAAGAATCAGGACTTGCAGGTGGATACCCGCAGAAATGTCAGGCTGCACTAGAAGCCGGTGTGAAAATGGTTGTGATCGGAAGACCGGAAGAAGAAGAGGGAATGAATTTTGAAGAAATGTCCAAATTCCTTCAGAAAGAACTGGAACTGGATAATCACTGGAAAGTTACACTGGTGGGAATCGGTGCAGGTGCCAGAGACCAGGTTACACTGGAAGCAAAAAGATGCTGTCAGGAAGCAGAACTTCTGATCGGAGCAGGCAGGATGATCGAGGCAGTGGCAGAAGTCGGACAGACCATATATGAAGCATACCGCCCGGATGAGATCATTTCTTATATCAAAGAAAATCCGGAATATGAAAATGTAACGATTGCGTTGTCCGGTGATACAGGATTTTACAGCGGTGCGAAGAAGATTCTGGAATTGACGAAAGATGACCCACAGATTGAGACAAAAGTGGTGCCTGGAGTGTCATCCATCATATATTTTGCATCAAAGCTTGGCGTAACATGGGAGGATGCGGCACTAGTAAGCCTGCATGGAAGAAAAGAAAATCTGATGGCGGTCATTAAGGAGAATAAAAAGGTATTCGCCCTTGTAAGTAATGCAGAAGAGATCCGTCAGATCCTGACAAAAATGACGGAATATGGAATGGGCGAAGTAACAGTCAGGATCGGGACAGAACTTTCTTATAAGAATGAAGAGATTCAGACAGGAACAGCAAGATCACTGCTTCATTACAAAGGAGAGAATCTGGCGGTCCTTTATATTGAAAATGAATCCGGCGGCGAAAGCCCGGTGATTCCGGCAATTCCGGATGATACATTTGTACGTGGCGATGTACCGATGACCAAGGAAGAAGTAAGAAGCATTTCGATTGCTAAACTTAAGATTAAGAAGGATGCAGTTGTATATGATGTCGGAGCAGGAACAGGCTCTATTTCCGTAGAGGCCGCCATGGTTGCAACGCAAGGTAACGTCTATGCAATCGAACAGAAAGTGGAGGCGCAGGAACTGATCCGTGAAAATGCAAGGCGGATGCACGTGGATAATCTGCATGTGATAGAAGGTATGGCGCCGGAGGCACTGGAAGAACTGCCGGCACCTGATTGCGTATTTATCGGGGGCAGTAAAGGAAAGTTGTATGAAATCCTGGATGCTATCCGGAAGAAGAACCCATTTGTACGGGTGGTGCTCAATGCAATCTCACTCGAGACGATGATGCAGGTGTTAAAATATACGGAAGAGAATGAGATAGAAGAGGCAGAAGTCATTCAGGTAGCGGTAAGCCGTGCGAAAAAAGTGGGCAGTTATCATATGATGAATGGACAGAATCCGATCTATGTGATCAGCTTTACGAGCAGACCGGCAAAAAAGGAAGCAGATCCGGAAAATGAAGACGATTTCGTTCTGGAAGAAATCAATCTGGACGAGGTGGAACCGGAAGATATGACCGGAGATATTGTGGAGGATATTACGAAAGTGATCTCTGTAGGGGATCTGACACCGGAGAAAATCCGGGAAGAAATGGAGGAATCTGAGTAA
- a CDS encoding cobyrinate a,c-diamide synthase yields the protein MKLPRILITAMRSGAGKTMLTCGILKAMKMQEINPASFKCGPDYIDPMFHKTVIGISSYNLDSFLCGENGVREILKKNGAGADISVMEGVMGYYDGIAGISSEASAYDIARITDTPAVMILDCKGLSVSAVPCIQGFLHYKEDSRIKGVILNRLSPMMYGRMKEMIEVQTGIKVYGYVPVMKDCALESRYLGLKLPKERKDTEDKLTRLGEQILKSVDIAGLLELAENAPELQEKKTQGYTSEMVENLAENAQYSTESVRTKDTVRIGLASDDAFCFFYQDNLELLQEMGAELIPFSPLYDKQIPENLSGLLFYGGYPELYAEELSKNESMKTSIKKALNGGMPCIAECGGFMYLQEYIRDESGTEFPMVGFLEGKSYPTGSLKRFGYVTLTGGRIFGKEAGGIPAHEFHYYDSEVCGEAFLAEKPMSNRSWKCMISTDTVLAGYPHIHYYGNEKIPENFLEQCRRCREQEKRARERDRT from the coding sequence ATGAAACTTCCTAGAATTCTGATTACTGCGATGAGAAGTGGCGCAGGTAAAACCATGCTGACCTGCGGAATATTGAAAGCAATGAAGATGCAGGAGATAAATCCTGCGTCTTTTAAGTGCGGGCCGGATTACATTGATCCAATGTTCCACAAGACTGTGATTGGCATCAGCAGCTATAATCTGGATTCCTTTTTGTGTGGAGAAAATGGAGTCAGAGAGATCCTGAAAAAAAATGGTGCCGGAGCAGATATTTCCGTAATGGAAGGTGTTATGGGATACTATGATGGGATCGCAGGGATTTCTTCAGAGGCGAGTGCTTATGATATTGCCAGAATTACCGATACCCCGGCTGTGATGATCCTGGACTGTAAAGGACTAAGCGTGTCTGCAGTGCCGTGTATCCAGGGGTTTTTGCATTATAAAGAAGACAGCCGTATCAAAGGCGTAATTCTGAACCGTTTGTCTCCGATGATGTATGGAAGAATGAAAGAGATGATCGAGGTGCAGACAGGAATCAAGGTCTACGGCTATGTTCCGGTTATGAAAGATTGTGCACTGGAGAGCCGTTATCTGGGACTGAAGCTTCCAAAAGAACGAAAAGATACGGAAGACAAACTCACAAGACTGGGAGAACAGATTCTGAAAAGTGTAGATATCGCAGGCCTTCTGGAACTGGCAGAAAATGCACCGGAGCTGCAGGAAAAGAAAACGCAAGGATATACATCAGAAATGGTAGAAAATTTGGCAGAAAATGCACAGTATAGTACAGAATCGGTTAGAACAAAAGATACGGTACGGATCGGGCTTGCAAGTGACGATGCATTCTGTTTTTTCTATCAGGATAATCTGGAACTGCTGCAGGAGATGGGAGCGGAACTGATTCCTTTTTCTCCTCTTTACGATAAGCAGATTCCGGAAAATCTGTCGGGACTTTTGTTCTATGGCGGTTATCCGGAACTATATGCAGAAGAACTAAGTAAAAATGAGTCAATGAAGACGAGTATTAAAAAAGCATTGAACGGCGGAATGCCATGTATCGCGGAGTGTGGAGGATTCATGTACCTGCAGGAATATATCAGAGATGAAAGCGGCACAGAATTTCCAATGGTTGGATTTTTAGAAGGGAAAAGTTATCCGACAGGTTCCTTAAAGCGATTCGGCTATGTTACCCTGACAGGGGGAAGAATATTCGGTAAAGAAGCAGGAGGTATCCCGGCACATGAATTTCATTATTATGATTCAGAAGTATGCGGGGAAGCATTTCTGGCGGAAAAACCAATGTCAAACCGTTCGTGGAAATGCATGATCAGTACCGATACGGTACTGGCAGGATATCCGCATATTCATTATTATGGAAATGAAAAGATTCCGGAGAACTTTCTGGAACAATGCAGAAGATGCAGGGAACAAGAGAAAAGAGCTAGGGAAAGAGATAGAACATAG
- the cobT gene encoding nicotinate-nucleotide--dimethylbenzimidazole phosphoribosyltransferase, with the protein MAEQSLEQLEQEFHQIVSGIHPADVVTKGNAQKKWNSIAKPLHSLGKLEDHIMQIAALTGDTDVNLNRKALIVMCADNGVVEEGVTQTGQEVTAIVAENFLTCNTSAAIMCKKAGVDIFPIDIGMAADTKVPRYKTANGTANMTKGPAMTRMQALQAILTGIHQVKEKKEAGYKIIATGEMGIGNTTTSSAVASVLLGDEPAEITGRGAGLTNEGLERKIHAIEKAIAVNRPKWDDPVDVLAKVGGFDLAGITGLYLGGAVYRIPIVVDGFISAVAALAAVRICEWVKDAMIVSHVSKEPGMQKILKELHMDAPLHADMCLGEGTGAVAYLPVLDLAAEVYGRMSTFSENDIEDYKELGEKE; encoded by the coding sequence ATGGCAGAGCAAAGTTTAGAACAACTGGAACAGGAATTCCATCAGATCGTATCGGGCATTCATCCGGCAGATGTAGTAACGAAAGGAAATGCGCAGAAAAAGTGGAACTCCATTGCGAAACCGTTACACAGTCTGGGAAAACTAGAAGATCATATTATGCAGATTGCGGCACTGACCGGCGATACAGACGTGAATCTGAACCGGAAGGCGCTGATCGTGATGTGTGCGGATAACGGAGTGGTAGAAGAAGGTGTAACGCAGACAGGACAGGAAGTAACTGCAATTGTTGCAGAGAATTTTCTGACATGTAATACCAGTGCGGCGATCATGTGTAAAAAAGCCGGTGTAGACATCTTTCCCATCGATATCGGTATGGCAGCGGATACAAAAGTCCCAAGATATAAAACGGCAAATGGAACCGCAAATATGACCAAAGGTCCGGCTATGACAAGAATGCAGGCGTTACAGGCAATCTTAACCGGGATCCATCAGGTGAAGGAAAAGAAGGAAGCCGGATATAAGATCATTGCTACCGGAGAGATGGGAATCGGAAATACGACGACCAGCAGTGCTGTGGCTTCCGTACTTCTGGGAGACGAACCGGCAGAGATAACGGGACGGGGAGCAGGACTGACGAACGAAGGATTGGAAAGAAAAATACACGCGATCGAGAAGGCGATAGCGGTCAATCGTCCGAAATGGGATGATCCGGTGGATGTACTGGCAAAAGTAGGCGGATTCGATCTGGCGGGAATCACCGGACTCTATCTGGGAGGTGCTGTATATCGAATCCCGATTGTAGTTGATGGATTTATCTCAGCGGTTGCGGCACTTGCGGCCGTCAGAATCTGTGAGTGGGTCAAAGATGCGATGATTGTGTCACATGTCTCGAAAGAACCTGGAATGCAAAAGATCCTGAAAGAGTTACACATGGATGCACCATTGCATGCAGATATGTGCCTGGGTGAGGGAACCGGAGCTGTGGCATATCTTCCGGTGCTGGATCTTGCGGCAGAAGTGTATGGACGGATGAGTACATTTTCAGAAAATGACATCGAAGATTATAAAGAATTAGGTGAGAAAGAATGA
- a CDS encoding bifunctional adenosylcobinamide kinase/adenosylcobinamide-phosphate guanylyltransferase: MIHLVTGGSGSGKSEYAENWLTGRNKKDGTYIYIATMQPYTEETMKKIERHHRLRAGKGFRTLEKYTDLSELEIPKNQGILLECISNLVANELYREDGTLNDLKETKEKVLAGVRRLSNSTTRLVIVTNEVNADINSYSEETEKYRECIGMVNQSLAELADIVTEVVYGIPVCIRKEQKKYEEYKKNME, encoded by the coding sequence ATGATACATCTGGTGACAGGCGGAAGCGGAAGCGGTAAATCTGAGTATGCGGAGAACTGGCTGACAGGCAGAAATAAGAAGGATGGTACTTACATATATATTGCAACCATGCAGCCATACACAGAAGAAACGATGAAAAAGATTGAAAGACATCACAGGCTGAGAGCCGGAAAAGGATTCCGGACATTGGAAAAATATACAGATCTATCAGAACTTGAGATACCAAAGAATCAGGGAATCCTTCTGGAGTGCATATCGAATCTGGTGGCCAATGAGCTTTACAGAGAAGATGGGACATTGAATGATTTAAAAGAAACAAAAGAAAAAGTATTGGCAGGAGTACGCAGACTGAGCAATTCTACGACACGTCTTGTAATTGTTACAAATGAAGTGAACGCAGATATAAACAGCTATAGCGAAGAGACGGAAAAATATCGGGAATGCATCGGAATGGTGAATCAAAGTCTTGCAGAGCTTGCAGATATAGTAACGGAAGTTGTGTATGGAATTCCGGTATGCATTCGTAAGGAGCAAAAGAAGTATGAAGAGTATAAAAAGAATATGGAATAG
- a CDS encoding adenosylcobinamide-GDP ribazoletransferase — protein MKSIKRIWNSFKIAFSMYSRIPMPRSEWTDENKSYAMCFFPWIGAVIGLLSYGVFRFSKWFDGNGGGNYSLFFVIFLILIPVFITGGIHLDGFLDTQDALSSWQTKERRLEILKDSHAGAFAIISCTIYFLMYIGVYSCLSVRSMEVIAYSFMLSRTLSGLSVVTFPQARKKGMVADFSESASTRITRMVLGIYLIVLCFLIPLTGGICGIGCVISAGVVFGYYYRMAMKNFGGVTGDLCGYFLQVCELVMALVVVVVDIIVKSGIIK, from the coding sequence ATGAAGAGTATAAAAAGAATATGGAATAGTTTCAAAATTGCGTTTTCTATGTACAGCAGGATTCCGATGCCGCGCAGCGAATGGACAGATGAAAATAAATCGTATGCAATGTGTTTTTTTCCATGGATCGGTGCAGTGATCGGACTTTTGTCTTATGGAGTGTTTCGGTTTTCAAAATGGTTTGATGGGAATGGAGGAGGAAATTATTCCTTATTTTTTGTAATATTTCTGATCCTGATCCCGGTATTTATTACGGGAGGAATTCATCTGGACGGATTTCTGGATACACAGGATGCGCTGAGTTCCTGGCAGACGAAAGAGCGTCGTCTGGAAATACTGAAAGATTCCCACGCAGGAGCATTTGCTATCATTTCATGTACCATCTATTTTCTGATGTATATTGGCGTGTATTCTTGTCTGAGTGTACGGAGTATGGAAGTGATCGCATATAGCTTCATGCTATCAAGAACATTGAGTGGACTGTCTGTAGTTACATTTCCACAGGCAAGGAAGAAAGGTATGGTGGCAGATTTTTCGGAAAGTGCATCGACCAGAATTACAAGAATGGTATTGGGCATTTATCTGATTGTACTGTGTTTCCTGATTCCACTGACCGGAGGGATCTGCGGAATCGGATGTGTGATCTCGGCAGGCGTGGTATTTGGATATTATTACCGGATGGCGATGAAGAATTTCGGCGGTGTGACCGGGGATCTGTGTGGATATTTCCTGCAGGTATGTGAACTTGTGATGGCGCTTGTCGTGGTAGTAGTGGATATCATAGTAAAAAGCGGAATCATCAAATGA